A window of the Camelus dromedarius isolate mCamDro1 chromosome 5, mCamDro1.pat, whole genome shotgun sequence genome harbors these coding sequences:
- the MAX gene encoding protein max isoform X3 yields the protein MTSSGRMLSWSSKGKARADQVLCSWGIHFSSSLMEDASKRKFRALEKARSSAQLQTNYPSSDNSLYTNAKGSTISAFDGGSDSSSESEPEEPQSRKKLRMEAS from the exons ATGACCTCAAGCGGCAGAATGCTCTCCTGGAGCAGCAAG GGGAAAGCGAGAGCTGATCAAGTTCTTTGTTCCTGGGGAATtcacttctcttcctccctcatgGAAGATGCAAGTAAAAGGAAAT TCCGTGCACTGGAGAAGGCGAGGTCGAGTGCCCAACTGCAGACCAACTACCCCTCCTCAGACAACAGCCTCTACACCAACGCCAAGGGCAGCACCATCTCTGCCTTCGATGGGGGCTCGGACTCCAGCTCGGAGTCGGAGCCCGAAGAGCCCCAAAGCAGGAAGAAGCTCCGGATGGAGGCCAGCTAA
- the MAX gene encoding protein max isoform X1 has product MSDNDDIEVESDEEQPRFQSAADKRAHHNALERKRRDHIKDSFHSLRDSVPSLQGEKASRAQILDKATEYIQYMRRKNHTHQQDIDDLKRQNALLEQQVRALEKARSSAQLQTNYPSSDNSLYTNAKGSTISAFDGGSDSSSESEPEEPQSRKKLRMEAS; this is encoded by the exons ATGAGCGATAACGATGACATCGAGGTGGAGAGCGAC GAAGAGCAACCGAGGTTTCAATCTGCG GCTGACAAACGGGCTCACCATAATGCACTGGAACGAAAACGTAGGGACCACATCAAAGACAGCTTTCACAGTTTGCGGGACTCGGTCCCATCACTCCAAGGAGAGAAG GCATCCCGGGCCCAAATCCTAGACAAAGCCACAGAGTATATCCAGTATATGCGAAGGAAAAACCACACACACCAGCAAGATATCGATGACCTCAAGCGGCAGAATGCTCTCCTGGAGCAGCAAG TCCGTGCACTGGAGAAGGCGAGGTCGAGTGCCCAACTGCAGACCAACTACCCCTCCTCAGACAACAGCCTCTACACCAACGCCAAGGGCAGCACCATCTCTGCCTTCGATGGGGGCTCGGACTCCAGCTCGGAGTCGGAGCCCGAAGAGCCCCAAAGCAGGAAGAAGCTCCGGATGGAGGCCAGCTAA
- the MAX gene encoding protein max isoform X2: MSDNDDIEVESDADKRAHHNALERKRRDHIKDSFHSLRDSVPSLQGEKASRAQILDKATEYIQYMRRKNHTHQQDIDDLKRQNALLEQQVRALEKARSSAQLQTNYPSSDNSLYTNAKGSTISAFDGGSDSSSESEPEEPQSRKKLRMEAS; the protein is encoded by the exons ATGAGCGATAACGATGACATCGAGGTGGAGAGCGAC GCTGACAAACGGGCTCACCATAATGCACTGGAACGAAAACGTAGGGACCACATCAAAGACAGCTTTCACAGTTTGCGGGACTCGGTCCCATCACTCCAAGGAGAGAAG GCATCCCGGGCCCAAATCCTAGACAAAGCCACAGAGTATATCCAGTATATGCGAAGGAAAAACCACACACACCAGCAAGATATCGATGACCTCAAGCGGCAGAATGCTCTCCTGGAGCAGCAAG TCCGTGCACTGGAGAAGGCGAGGTCGAGTGCCCAACTGCAGACCAACTACCCCTCCTCAGACAACAGCCTCTACACCAACGCCAAGGGCAGCACCATCTCTGCCTTCGATGGGGGCTCGGACTCCAGCTCGGAGTCGGAGCCCGAAGAGCCCCAAAGCAGGAAGAAGCTCCGGATGGAGGCCAGCTAA